From a single Okeanomitos corallinicola TIOX110 genomic region:
- a CDS encoding CRISPR-associated protein Csx3: MTTYNIEFKNDILRVSFGEPAQNDQIVKDAAARLEEMAKSGELSGGPLLRINGPISIPVAFVLAHKLAHIYGAIGFFDPKIGKYVICITHNPAYKLGDLID, encoded by the coding sequence ATGACTACTTATAATATTGAGTTTAAAAACGATATTTTGCGGGTGAGTTTTGGTGAACCTGCACAAAATGATCAAATTGTCAAAGATGCTGCTGCGCGGTTAGAGGAAATGGCAAAATCGGGGGAACTCAGTGGAGGCCCATTACTGAGGATTAATGGACCGATTTCCATACCTGTGGCTTTTGTGTTGGCACATAAGTTAGCCCACATTTACGGAGCTATTGGCTTTTTTGATCCGAAAATAGGTAAATACGTGATTTGTATCACACACAATCCTGCATATAAACTGGGAGACTTGATTGATTAA
- a CDS encoding MFS transporter: MFPTEPTPINNGFGALLKNRNFMLLWIGQLISQLADKVLLILMIDLLGKKYLPASLSEGTGRFYLYMAFTLPAIFFGSAGGVIVDRMPKKLIMVGSDFVRGLLTLSIAFLPRQLGILLAMNFGISTVTQFFAPAEQATIPLMVKKESLMAANALFSSTMMAALIVGYAIGTPILDWAEHINFDFGKEFLVGGFYLLSAIIMLPIRFKEHRQTSVVNPITEFLQGWQYLKKNRLIWNAMLQIVVLYCVFAALLELAIRLAARLNLEQTDFSFFVAAAGVGMVLGAGIIGHFSHKLHRKPLPFIGFMFMALALGLFIVTNSLFLVLGLCIFLGLGAALINVPMQTLIQQNTPPAMHGKVFGFQNHAINIALSAPLLITTKLVNAFGLSIVLFGMSLTVGVVGFWTWQNTRKVLQDVI; encoded by the coding sequence ATGTTTCCCACTGAACCGACTCCTATTAATAACGGCTTTGGCGCACTGCTAAAAAACCGTAACTTTATGCTCCTGTGGATCGGGCAACTGATATCCCAACTAGCTGATAAAGTTTTATTGATCTTAATGATTGACTTGCTAGGAAAAAAATATCTACCAGCCAGTTTATCAGAAGGCACAGGACGCTTCTACCTATACATGGCATTTACCCTACCAGCAATTTTCTTTGGTTCTGCTGGCGGAGTCATTGTTGACAGAATGCCCAAAAAACTGATTATGGTTGGTTCTGATTTTGTCCGTGGACTATTAACACTGAGTATAGCTTTCTTACCCAGGCAGCTAGGCATACTACTAGCCATGAATTTTGGCATCTCCACTGTCACACAGTTTTTTGCTCCAGCAGAACAGGCTACTATTCCTCTGATGGTAAAAAAAGAATCCTTAATGGCTGCCAATGCCCTATTTAGCAGTACCATGATGGCAGCATTAATTGTTGGTTATGCCATAGGAACACCGATTTTAGATTGGGCTGAACATATTAATTTTGACTTTGGTAAAGAATTCCTAGTAGGTGGTTTTTATCTATTATCAGCAATCATCATGCTACCAATTAGGTTTAAAGAACACAGACAAACCTCAGTAGTTAACCCCATCACTGAATTTTTGCAAGGTTGGCAATATCTGAAAAAAAACCGCCTCATCTGGAATGCAATGTTGCAAATAGTGGTGTTGTACTGTGTGTTTGCTGCTCTCTTAGAATTGGCAATTAGACTAGCTGCCAGACTCAACCTAGAACAAACAGATTTTAGCTTCTTCGTTGCTGCTGCTGGGGTGGGAATGGTTTTAGGAGCAGGAATTATCGGACATTTTAGTCATAAATTACATCGTAAGCCCTTGCCCTTTATTGGTTTTATGTTTATGGCATTAGCTCTAGGATTGTTTATTGTTACTAATAGCCTGTTTCTAGTGCTGGGACTTTGCATTTTCTTAGGTTTAGGGGCAGCCTTAATTAACGTACCCATGCAAACTTTAATCCAACAAAATACACCCCCAGCCATGCACGGCAAGGTGTTTGGTTTTCAAAATCATGCCATTAATATTGCTCTTTCTGCACCTCTGTTAATCACAACTAAGCTAGTCAACGCCTTTGGTTTATCAATTGTTCTCTTTGGCATGAGTCTCACTGTGGGAGTTGTCGGTTTTTGGACTTGGCAAAATACGAGAAAAGTATTGCAAGATGTGATCTAA
- a CDS encoding RAMP superfamily CRISPR-associated protein has protein sequence MIQLQTLIENNNRQIKTYTITAIIDSALCVGAGGSSGSLADKPIVRNSESNLLIPGSQIKGRVRHECEKILRGLNWGVSESPNAGRMVIRRDNAPDKFKRSEYEIPGYDNTYHCLISQIFGDPILPSRVIFDDLIYTEEPENLPEVIRPGVTINRRRWTGEEKKLYFLETSPANAKLKFQGQIHIQRSWKPEIPDYAKVLILIGLKQIYALGGSKSAGLGWLHWQLDELENEVKNMNLTEILQFLGRGEIK, from the coding sequence ATGATACAACTTCAAACATTAATAGAAAATAATAATAGGCAAATTAAAACTTACACAATTACTGCCATAATTGATTCAGCTTTATGTGTAGGTGCGGGAGGTTCATCAGGTTCTTTAGCAGATAAACCTATTGTCCGTAATTCAGAAAGTAATTTATTAATTCCTGGTTCACAAATTAAAGGAAGAGTGCGTCATGAATGCGAAAAAATACTAAGAGGTTTAAATTGGGGAGTTTCTGAATCTCCTAATGCGGGAAGAATGGTAATTAGGAGAGATAATGCACCTGATAAATTTAAACGTTCTGAATATGAAATACCGGGATATGACAACACATATCATTGTTTAATTAGTCAGATTTTTGGTGATCCTATTTTACCATCAAGGGTGATTTTTGATGATTTGATATATACAGAAGAACCAGAAAATTTACCAGAAGTTATCCGTCCTGGTGTAACTATCAACCGTCGTCGTTGGACTGGAGAAGAAAAGAAACTTTATTTTTTAGAGACTTCACCAGCAAATGCAAAACTTAAATTTCAGGGACAGATACATATTCAACGGAGTTGGAAACCAGAAATACCAGATTATGCAAAGGTTTTAATTTTGATAGGTTTGAAACAAATTTATGCTTTAGGTGGTAGTAAATCTGCTGGTTTAGGTTGGTTACATTGGCAATTAGACGAGTTAGAAAATGAAGTTAAAAATATGAATTTAACAGAAATTTTGCAGTTTTTAGGAAGGGGTGAGATAAAATGA
- the csx7 gene encoding CRISPR-associated RAMP protein Csx7 has protein sequence MFDTFKNRLEITGKLTTITALRISQGRSTEPIGTDLPVIKDALGQPLIPGSSFKGALRSRLESFLRGIDDKFAANPAIEEEWSIPSKTIKDKQGNIIKKGLDTIKQEIEDELKNDEQKNIKADERLTEEIIKKTDLISRLFGSPWIASKFQVRDLTVVDNSWFGQYQERDGVSIDRDTETAADGKLYDFQVVPAGTQFEFRAVVENAKSCELGLLMIGLHQFETEQIPLGGGRSRGLGVVKLEVDKMWWLDVENDPEKLLTYLQELVNSKVGDQLPTYQEGKGFKDIWTQELIKHLTDNISNNSTTATQAQ, from the coding sequence ATGTTTGACACATTCAAAAACCGCCTAGAAATCACAGGAAAACTAACAACAATCACCGCATTAAGAATTAGTCAAGGACGTTCAACCGAACCTATCGGTACAGATTTACCCGTCATCAAAGACGCATTAGGACAACCATTAATCCCTGGTTCAAGTTTTAAAGGTGCATTAAGATCCCGTCTTGAAAGTTTCCTCAGAGGAATTGATGATAAATTTGCAGCTAACCCAGCAATTGAGGAAGAATGGTCTATTCCATCTAAAACAATAAAAGACAAACAAGGAAACATTATTAAGAAAGGGTTAGATACTATCAAACAAGAAATTGAAGATGAACTAAAAAATGATGAACAAAAAAATATTAAAGCTGATGAGAGACTTACAGAAGAAATTATCAAAAAAACAGATTTAATCTCTCGTCTTTTCGGTTCACCTTGGATAGCAAGTAAGTTCCAAGTCCGCGACTTAACCGTAGTAGATAATAGCTGGTTTGGACAATATCAAGAACGGGATGGAGTATCAATTGACCGAGATACAGAAACAGCAGCAGACGGCAAACTCTATGATTTTCAAGTAGTACCAGCAGGAACACAATTTGAATTCCGTGCAGTAGTTGAAAATGCCAAAAGTTGCGAACTGGGACTATTGATGATTGGGTTACATCAATTTGAAACCGAACAAATTCCTCTTGGTGGTGGACGTTCTCGCGGTTTGGGAGTTGTTAAACTAGAAGTAGATAAAATGTGGTGGCTTGATGTTGAGAATGATCCTGAAAAATTGTTAACATATTTACAAGAATTAGTTAATAGTAAAGTAGGAGATCAATTACCTACTTATCAAGAAGGTAAAGGTTTCAAAGATATTTGGACTCAAGAACTCATCAAGCACTTGACAGATAATATATCCAATAATTCTACAACCGCAACCCAAGCACAATAG
- a CDS encoding ferrochelatase, with protein MVATPEKLQHTHEHLPNQDRVAVLLMGYGEVESYEDFANYNEQALNLLTAKFAPVPTWIYPPLAKLLALFDRHEWGHTHHDFISPHNAIFEQQRAGIEHELQHKWGDGVQVFKAFNFCAPFLPNQVLAEIKDQGFEKILIYPLLVVDSIFTSGIAIEQVNNGLTELANGNEHWLKGIRYIPSFYNEPEYINLMAQLVEEKINSDLADAYLPSQIGIILMNHGCPHKAKGFTSGIDESQALYELVREKLINRYPLISVGWLNHDTPLIEWTQPNATQAANNLIQLGAKVIMFMPIGFATENHETLLDVHHIIHDLEKQHSGVDYLQMACVNDDPRFLDMAAEWANSHIAELMQAEAKEVNRELAIHHHHHH; from the coding sequence GTGGTTGCAACTCCAGAAAAACTACAACATACTCATGAGCATCTACCCAACCAAGACCGTGTAGCTGTATTGCTAATGGGTTACGGTGAAGTCGAAAGCTATGAAGATTTTGCTAATTATAATGAGCAGGCTTTAAATCTCCTGACTGCTAAATTTGCACCTGTACCAACTTGGATTTATCCCCCTCTGGCTAAACTTTTGGCGTTATTTGATCGTCATGAATGGGGACACACACATCATGATTTTATTTCTCCCCACAACGCCATTTTTGAACAGCAACGGGCAGGAATTGAACACGAATTACAACATAAATGGGGTGATGGTGTTCAAGTTTTCAAGGCTTTTAACTTTTGCGCTCCTTTTTTACCCAATCAGGTTTTAGCTGAAATTAAAGATCAAGGTTTTGAAAAAATCTTAATTTATCCACTTTTGGTTGTAGATTCTATTTTTACAAGTGGTATTGCCATTGAGCAAGTTAATAATGGTCTAACTGAATTAGCTAATGGTAATGAACATTGGTTAAAAGGAATACGTTATATTCCTTCTTTTTACAATGAGCCAGAATATATTAATTTAATGGCGCAGTTGGTAGAAGAAAAAATTAATTCTGATTTAGCAGATGCCTATTTACCTTCACAAATTGGCATCATATTAATGAATCATGGTTGTCCACACAAAGCCAAAGGTTTTACATCAGGAATTGATGAAAGTCAGGCACTTTATGAATTAGTTAGAGAGAAGTTAATTAATCGTTATCCTTTAATTTCTGTGGGTTGGTTAAACCACGATACACCACTGATTGAATGGACTCAACCCAATGCAACCCAAGCAGCCAATAATTTGATTCAATTGGGTGCAAAAGTAATCATGTTTATGCCCATTGGTTTTGCTACCGAAAATCATGAAACCTTGTTAGATGTACATCACATTATTCATGATTTAGAAAAACAACATTCTGGTGTAGATTATTTACAAATGGCTTGTGTAAATGATGATCCTCGCTTTTTAGATATGGCTGCCGAATGGGCAAATTCTCATATTGCAGAGTTGATGCAAGCAGAAGCTAAGGAAGTTAATCGTGAGTTAGCAATACATCATCACCATCATCATTAA
- the cas6 gene encoding CRISPR-associated endoribonuclease Cas6, protein MPKTATSSKRKTPSKNTPLAWAKNTELIGLAFDLEVTNSTSLYSQYTIGLHAWFLDQVRQINPDLSAYLHDGESEKPFNISALEGQLLPTGKQLQLQTNYTYRWQINAISQPVVEFLSQWLTQLPPILKLQDTSLQIKYVNIVHPPTTYTQLLQSSIKNHRNINLSFISPTSFRRKGHHFPLPVPINLFHSYLRRWNDFSGIPIEQDSFLNWIDENVIIHKHHLKSLKVAAGKRGSVTGFTGAISLGLNKQAVANVEFTQLFYALLQLAPYSGTGHKTTFGLGQTSLDWVEPESKISTEIINNLLPERIEELTAIFTAQRKRKGGERTEKIATTWATILARREMGESLQVIAQDLEIPYTTAKTYVKLARRKLNNTHSNV, encoded by the coding sequence ATGCCAAAAACAGCTACATCTAGCAAACGCAAAACCCCATCAAAAAATACCCCTTTAGCATGGGCAAAAAATACCGAATTAATTGGTTTAGCCTTTGACCTAGAAGTAACCAATTCCACATCTCTATACTCACAATATACCATTGGACTTCATGCTTGGTTTTTAGACCAGGTGCGGCAAATTAACCCAGACCTCTCAGCATATTTACATGATGGTGAATCAGAAAAACCCTTTAACATTTCCGCACTAGAAGGTCAACTACTTCCCACCGGAAAACAACTACAACTACAAACAAACTATACTTATCGTTGGCAGATAAACGCAATTTCTCAACCAGTAGTTGAGTTCCTGAGTCAGTGGTTAACCCAACTTCCACCCATTCTAAAATTACAGGATACTTCCTTACAAATAAAATATGTAAACATTGTTCATCCACCAACTACCTATACTCAACTACTACAATCATCCATAAAAAACCACAGAAATATTAATCTAAGTTTTATTTCTCCGACAAGTTTTCGACGCAAAGGACATCATTTCCCCCTTCCAGTTCCCATTAATCTTTTCCATAGTTATCTGAGACGCTGGAATGATTTTTCCGGAATTCCCATCGAACAGGACTCCTTTCTGAACTGGATAGATGAAAACGTCATCATTCACAAACATCATTTAAAATCCCTTAAAGTTGCTGCTGGTAAACGTGGTTCTGTCACCGGTTTTACAGGTGCAATTTCTTTAGGTTTGAATAAACAAGCTGTAGCTAATGTTGAATTTACCCAATTATTTTATGCCTTACTTCAACTTGCACCTTACAGTGGAACAGGTCACAAAACCACCTTTGGACTAGGACAAACCAGCTTAGATTGGGTAGAACCAGAATCAAAAATATCCACTGAAATTATCAATAACCTCTTACCAGAACGCATTGAAGAATTAACAGCAATATTTACAGCACAACGGAAACGCAAAGGAGGAGAACGCACCGAAAAAATTGCTACAACCTGGGCAACTATTTTAGCAAGGCGGGAAATGGGAGAATCCTTACAAGTAATAGCCCAAGATTTAGAAATACCTTACACCACTGCAAAAACCTATGTCAAATTGGCACGTCGAAAACTTAATAATACCCATTCAAATGTTTAA
- a CDS encoding DUF1887 family CARF protein yields the protein MSEKVMLVLIGGRSAVPAITGVLQFLNDVDKIKFLLCEGEQYLQYQKNVETVIKQERQDLFYNNENDLKSVDPNNFDQVYLTVEKLCQDVVEIKYVNLTSVPQTMAISVYSYVQKKYKDILVFSVNTDKSQIIPLVFGSQTLPFNKRLTVENYIAMYGFNIFKKNKKYENNNNLEALLEYIVDHIEYSVQILSLIRRIAGEDIRPPKGVKISEKELSKLELSSEKLELFLKKLEEFKIINNLQISSKNINFKLETKENYAFLKGNWLEIFTYYSAKQCKFDSVEMGVELDNYRGEVDVFCVNNANAMICECKTGQKLDSDDLSILNSKAEKLGGNYCIKLFITSECELDEKFVNQAKNNRIVLVSGNQLTDINKILTDEMQNPTYPRR from the coding sequence ATGTCAGAAAAAGTAATGCTAGTATTAATTGGAGGACGTAGTGCTGTTCCAGCAATTACAGGAGTCCTTCAGTTTCTTAATGATGTTGATAAAATAAAATTTTTACTGTGTGAGGGAGAGCAATATTTACAGTATCAAAAAAATGTAGAAACTGTTATAAAACAAGAACGTCAAGATTTATTTTATAATAATGAAAATGATCTAAAAAGCGTTGATCCAAATAACTTTGATCAAGTATATCTTACTGTCGAAAAGCTTTGTCAAGATGTAGTAGAGATAAAATATGTAAATTTAACATCAGTTCCTCAAACTATGGCTATTTCAGTCTATAGTTATGTTCAGAAAAAATATAAAGATATATTAGTATTTAGTGTTAATACTGACAAATCGCAGATTATACCATTAGTTTTTGGTAGTCAAACTTTACCTTTTAACAAGCGATTAACTGTAGAAAACTATATTGCTATGTATGGGTTTAACATTTTCAAAAAAAACAAGAAATATGAAAATAATAATAATTTAGAAGCATTACTAGAATATATTGTAGATCATATCGAATATTCAGTTCAAATACTTTCTTTAATTCGTCGTATTGCAGGTGAAGATATTAGACCTCCAAAGGGAGTAAAAATATCTGAAAAGGAATTATCAAAATTAGAGTTATCTAGTGAAAAACTAGAATTATTTCTAAAAAAATTAGAAGAATTTAAAATAATTAATAATCTTCAAATATCTAGCAAAAATATTAATTTTAAACTCGAAACGAAAGAGAATTATGCCTTTTTAAAAGGTAACTGGTTAGAAATATTTACATACTATTCAGCTAAACAGTGTAAATTTGATTCTGTTGAAATGGGGGTTGAACTTGACAACTATAGAGGTGAAGTAGATGTATTTTGTGTAAACAATGCTAACGCAATGATTTGTGAATGCAAAACTGGTCAAAAGCTAGATTCTGATGATTTATCCATTCTTAATTCAAAAGCGGAAAAATTAGGAGGAAATTATTGTATAAAATTATTTATTACTAGTGAATGTGAATTAGATGAAAAGTTTGTCAACCAAGCAAAAAATAATAGAATCGTTCTTGTATCAGGTAATCAATTGACTGATATAAATAAAATTTTGACAGATGAAATGCAAAATCCTACATATCCTAGACGTTAA
- the csx10 gene encoding CRISPR-associated RAMP protein Csx10 has product MKRIELQIKALSPLAISRQKPGGSISECEDYIPGSVIRGAVAGEILKQSGQQFSDLSENGGDFQALFLGDEPAIFQNAYPNIRKVKSKHQKDDFKSEEEVKILPTTALSSKTNPGFKTEENGNEKGVFDTIIDRFCADLYGFAYETNCPNDGGRVDSPGITFYSVFNDKYYKISSQKRLLTKVGINRRRATSEEEILYSIEVLNESESKGKKPKPVSYISSIIVPDNLSHLLWEFIDRNSFNFRLGGSTSRGLGKVEINAEIGEFTNNIQEKIELFNSKLCKRWKQWSIFGNAIKEFPQRTYFTLDLQADAILTENWRRTTVISPAMLQQFTGVDDSSLELHAAYSSYDYRSGWNAAWGLMKDIELVTDKGGVYLFSTSHREKWYSALDKLELTGVGERTSEGFGQVQICNEFHLVMREEAV; this is encoded by the coding sequence ATGAAAAGAATTGAATTACAAATTAAAGCCTTATCTCCTTTAGCAATTTCTCGACAAAAACCAGGTGGTTCTATTAGTGAATGTGAAGATTATATTCCTGGTAGTGTAATTCGTGGTGCGGTTGCGGGTGAAATTTTAAAGCAGTCAGGTCAACAGTTTAGTGATTTAAGTGAAAATGGTGGTGATTTTCAGGCTTTATTTTTAGGTGATGAACCTGCTATTTTTCAAAATGCTTATCCTAATATTCGCAAAGTTAAAAGTAAACATCAAAAAGATGATTTTAAATCAGAAGAAGAAGTAAAAATATTACCAACTACTGCTTTAAGTTCAAAGACCAACCCAGGTTTCAAAACTGAAGAAAATGGAAATGAAAAAGGAGTTTTTGACACTATTATTGATAGATTTTGTGCAGATTTGTATGGTTTCGCATACGAAACAAATTGTCCTAATGATGGAGGTAGAGTAGATTCACCAGGAATTACTTTTTATAGTGTATTTAATGATAAATACTATAAAATTTCATCTCAAAAACGTTTATTAACTAAGGTAGGAATAAATAGAAGACGTGCAACATCAGAAGAAGAAATTTTGTATAGCATTGAAGTTTTGAATGAGTCAGAATCAAAAGGGAAAAAGCCTAAACCTGTTAGTTATATATCCTCTATAATTGTTCCAGATAATTTATCACATTTACTCTGGGAGTTTATTGATAGAAATTCATTTAATTTTCGTTTAGGAGGTTCAACTTCACGAGGTTTAGGAAAAGTAGAAATTAATGCGGAAATAGGAGAGTTTACAAACAATATTCAAGAAAAAATAGAATTATTTAACTCTAAATTGTGTAAACGTTGGAAACAATGGTCAATTTTTGGTAATGCAATTAAAGAGTTCCCGCAAAGAACTTATTTTACATTAGATTTACAAGCAGATGCAATATTAACTGAAAATTGGCGACGCACAACGGTAATTTCTCCAGCTATGCTACAACAATTTACAGGAGTAGATGATTCATCTTTAGAACTTCATGCTGCTTACAGTAGTTATGACTATCGTTCTGGTTGGAATGCTGCTTGGGGGTTAATGAAAGATATAGAATTAGTAACTGATAAAGGTGGTGTTTACTTATTTAGTACCTCACATCGGGAAAAATGGTATTCAGCTTTAGATAAATTAGAATTAACAGGAGTTGGTGAAAGAACTTCTGAAGGTTTTGGACAGGTGCAAATTTGTAATGAGTTTCATTTAGTAATGAGAGAGGAAGCAGTATGA
- the cas10 gene encoding type III-B CRISPR-associated protein Cas10/Cmr2 — protein MDKMNSVNIAIAWCLAWGSERQPQFDVSILQQMCDGLRNGGEVPEAVKEIVEQVRELEAISDDDFPKTLDELKQKYSNLWNQNTKIGLVYGGVTKVKSYVFESEKLPDIRGASGLLDQINVIDLPAFFNKPTESNLYRFYHQDVRKWLESNTEDRNLLEALIPELIIYSCGGNILAFCPAAFVDDLANIIEKRYTYRTLTANSCAVGETFRLLEIKFGLLRDNIEDTFWLEQYQETYKDELVESYFGKLEESSNIEENFKNRKSFNELTTKLAILFNQRRSGNDIRNRPTRRYPPMFETHPYLRRDETEKRSAITQANDIPGKPYYSESSAIKRKFSDRMKNRESQESDWYKEGENPIDDGWIQRFEKFLKNDDYREQKYTDGSNLENVKIAESLTHLGKVSNGYIAYIYADGNNMGGAIQKIRTPQKYQNFSQDVDNATRYAVFLTLAENLHPRQLQGIDESKSKLKNGDFIHPFEILTIGGDDILLIVPADKALQIAKMIGESFEKILLREIQIPEVEIKDGYEVKGKISETNKIHRFAKQISGNKQCSLSMSSGVLITAYNTPIYYAEDLTEQLMKSAKKYAKSLKEKGFYGGTVDFFTMKSVTMISSSIEEFRKKALTFDKLKLKLYAAPYTLPELERFFQSIQALQKTEFPKSQLYQIRSFLAQGRRTASLNYYYFRYRLNKGHLLKENFEDLWCPAKTNNGNIAPWMCDIKEDSKEESKYETIWREMVDLFGLIKFADTKSLEKLEQETKP, from the coding sequence ATGGATAAGATGAATTCTGTTAATATTGCCATCGCATGGTGTTTGGCTTGGGGTAGTGAACGTCAACCGCAGTTTGATGTTTCTATTTTGCAACAAATGTGTGATGGTTTGAGGAATGGGGGAGAAGTACCAGAAGCGGTTAAGGAAATTGTTGAACAGGTTAGGGAATTAGAAGCTATTTCAGATGATGATTTTCCAAAAACTCTGGATGAGTTAAAGCAGAAATATTCTAATTTATGGAATCAAAATACTAAAATTGGTTTGGTTTATGGTGGTGTGACCAAGGTTAAAAGCTATGTTTTTGAATCTGAGAAACTTCCTGATATTCGTGGTGCTTCTGGACTTTTAGACCAAATTAACGTAATTGATTTACCTGCATTTTTTAATAAACCTACAGAATCAAATCTATATAGATTTTATCATCAAGATGTTAGAAAATGGTTAGAAAGTAACACGGAAGATAGAAATTTATTAGAAGCACTAATACCAGAATTAATAATTTATTCCTGCGGTGGTAATATTTTAGCTTTTTGTCCTGCTGCTTTTGTTGATGACTTAGCAAATATCATCGAAAAACGTTATACATATAGAACATTAACAGCTAACTCCTGTGCAGTTGGTGAAACATTTAGATTACTAGAAATTAAATTTGGATTACTCAGAGATAACATAGAAGATACTTTTTGGTTGGAACAGTATCAAGAAACTTATAAAGATGAATTAGTAGAATCATATTTTGGTAAACTTGAGGAAAGTTCAAACATAGAAGAGAACTTTAAAAACCGCAAAAGTTTTAATGAATTAACAACAAAACTAGCTATTTTATTTAATCAACGTCGTAGCGGTAACGATATAAGAAATCGTCCTACTCGTCGTTATCCCCCCATGTTTGAAACACATCCTTATTTAAGGAGAGACGAAACAGAAAAACGCTCTGCAATTACTCAAGCAAATGATATTCCTGGAAAACCATATTATTCTGAATCCTCTGCCATTAAGCGTAAATTTAGTGATAGAATGAAAAACCGAGAATCTCAAGAAAGTGATTGGTATAAAGAGGGAGAAAATCCCATAGATGATGGTTGGATACAAAGATTTGAGAAATTTTTAAAAAACGATGATTATAGGGAACAAAAATATACTGATGGTTCTAATTTAGAAAACGTTAAAATAGCTGAATCTTTAACACATTTGGGTAAAGTAAGTAATGGATATATTGCTTATATTTATGCAGATGGTAATAACATGGGTGGTGCAATTCAAAAAATTCGCACTCCTCAAAAATACCAGAATTTTAGTCAAGACGTAGATAATGCAACCAGATATGCAGTTTTTCTCACATTAGCTGAAAATTTACACCCGCGTCAATTACAAGGAATTGATGAATCAAAATCAAAATTAAAAAATGGCGATTTCATACATCCCTTTGAAATTCTTACAATTGGTGGAGATGATATTTTATTAATAGTCCCTGCTGACAAAGCTTTACAAATTGCCAAAATGATTGGTGAAAGTTTTGAAAAAATACTTTTGCGTGAAATTCAAATACCAGAGGTTGAAATAAAAGATGGTTACGAAGTCAAGGGTAAAATATCTGAAACTAATAAAATTCATCGCTTTGCTAAACAAATTTCAGGAAATAAACAATGTAGTTTGAGTATGTCTAGCGGTGTTTTAATTACTGCTTACAATACACCAATTTATTATGCAGAAGATTTGACAGAACAATTAATGAAATCTGCTAAAAAATATGCAAAATCCTTAAAAGAAAAGGGTTTTTATGGTGGTACAGTTGATTTTTTCACCATGAAATCAGTAACTATGATTTCCTCAAGTATAGAAGAATTTCGTAAAAAAGCTTTAACTTTTGATAAACTTAAACTTAAATTATATGCTGCACCTTACACATTACCTGAGTTAGAGAGATTTTTTCAATCTATTCAAGCATTGCAAAAAACAGAGTTTCCCAAATCTCAACTTTATCAAATTCGGAGTTTTTTAGCACAGGGTAGACGAACAGCAAGTTTAAATTATTATTATTTTCGTTATCGGTTAAACAAAGGACATTTACTTAAAGAAAACTTTGAAGATTTATGGTGTCCTGCAAAAACTAATAACGGTAATATTGCACCTTGGATGTGTGATATTAAAGAAGATTCAAAGGAAGAAAGTAAATATGAAACTATCTGGAGAGAAATGGTAGATTTATTTGGTTTAATCAAATTTGCAGATACTAAATCTCTAGAAAAATTAGAACAGGAAACTAAACCATGA